Proteins encoded in a region of the Thermocaproicibacter melissae genome:
- a CDS encoding GNAT family N-acetyltransferase, with translation MKNATTIRLASEKDAEELLQIYAPYVTDTAITFEYEVPSVVEFAERIRNTLKKYPYLVLQENGRIAGYTYASPFHPRAAYGWAVETSIYLRRDCRGRGLGKKLYLALEDTLKRQNILNLNACIAYTAVPDEHLDNTSTAFHEHLGYSRVARFTQCGYKFGTWYDMIWMEKLIGEHTTPPAPVIPITEIEVPELLLP, from the coding sequence ATGAAAAACGCAACAACCATAAGACTGGCCTCGGAAAAGGATGCGGAAGAGCTTCTGCAAATCTATGCACCCTATGTCACCGATACGGCAATTACATTTGAGTATGAGGTGCCTTCTGTTGTGGAATTCGCGGAAAGAATACGCAATACCCTCAAAAAATACCCTTATCTTGTGCTGCAAGAAAACGGCCGCATCGCAGGCTATACGTATGCCTCGCCGTTCCATCCACGGGCCGCCTACGGCTGGGCGGTGGAAACCTCCATCTATCTTCGGCGGGACTGCCGCGGCCGCGGTCTCGGGAAAAAGCTGTACTTAGCCCTTGAGGACACCCTCAAACGGCAGAACATTCTCAACCTAAACGCCTGTATCGCCTACACTGCCGTACCCGACGAACACCTTGACAATACCAGCACCGCGTTCCACGAACATCTGGGGTATTCGAGAGTCGCCCGCTTTACCCAGTGCGGCTATAAATTCGGAACATGGTACGACATGATTTGGATGGAAAAGCTGATTGGGGAACATACAACACCGCCCGCTCCGGTTATTCCCATAACGGAAATCGAAGTGCCGGAGCTGCTGCTGCCGTAA
- a CDS encoding SPL family radical SAM protein, with product MELHFDAVYYEPQALDYPLGKELRKKYEDLPWIPIESHNRIPELSSSENREFGKLKQHLVLGIRKTHKYVENHKVSDWLVPYTSSGCRAMCLYCYLVCNYNKCSYLRLFVNREQMMEKLLKTAAAAPRPQTFEIGSNSDLVLENVVTGNLPWTIERFAAEGRGKITFPTKFDMVKPLLNLDHRGKTIFRMSVNPPEIIRRVEIGTSPLEARIRAANEMAQAGYPVGLLIAPVILLEGWKEMYAELIETLADSLCDEIKRSGFLEIILMTYSFVQNAINTEAFPNAPNIFDRSLMTGRGRGKYCYRNEVRAEAEAFLREQIESKLKMPILYIA from the coding sequence ATGGAACTTCATTTTGACGCGGTCTATTATGAACCGCAAGCGCTCGATTACCCGCTGGGAAAAGAACTGCGGAAAAAGTACGAGGATTTGCCATGGATTCCGATTGAATCCCACAACCGAATTCCGGAATTGAGTTCATCGGAAAACAGGGAGTTCGGCAAACTCAAACAGCACCTTGTTCTCGGAATCCGCAAAACGCACAAGTATGTGGAGAACCACAAGGTTTCCGATTGGCTTGTACCGTATACGTCGTCGGGATGCCGAGCGATGTGCCTTTACTGCTATCTTGTGTGCAATTACAATAAATGCTCTTACCTGCGCCTGTTCGTCAACCGCGAGCAGATGATGGAGAAACTCCTGAAAACGGCTGCCGCCGCGCCGAGGCCGCAGACCTTTGAAATCGGCAGCAACAGCGACCTAGTACTCGAAAACGTAGTCACGGGGAACCTGCCTTGGACGATTGAACGCTTCGCCGCGGAAGGGCGCGGAAAAATCACATTTCCCACGAAGTTCGACATGGTGAAGCCGCTGCTGAACCTTGACCACAGGGGCAAGACGATTTTTCGCATGAGTGTGAATCCGCCCGAAATCATCCGGAGGGTGGAGATTGGGACCTCTCCGCTGGAGGCGCGCATCCGTGCCGCCAACGAGATGGCGCAGGCCGGTTATCCGGTGGGGCTTCTGATTGCGCCCGTGATTCTTCTCGAGGGCTGGAAGGAGATGTACGCGGAGCTGATTGAAACGCTTGCCGACAGCCTTTGCGACGAAATCAAGCGAAGCGGATTTCTAGAAATCATCCTGATGACATACAGCTTCGTGCAGAATGCCATCAACACCGAAGCGTTCCCAAATGCGCCGAACATCTTTGACCGTTCGCTGATGACAGGGCGCGGCAGGGGAAAATACTGCTACCGTAATGAAGTCCGCGCGGAAGCGGAAGCGTTTTTGCGGGAGCAGATTGAAAGCAAACTGAAAATGCCGATTCTCTATATTGCGTAA
- a CDS encoding helix-turn-helix domain-containing protein produces the protein MDCAKVGELICRLRKEQGLTQKQLADRLNISDRTISKWERGLGCPDVSLLHELSEALNVNIEKILEGDLSPNRVDGGNMKRLKFYVCPSCGNILTATGNAEISCCGRKLAPLVPKPSDAEHRLKVETVEDDYYVTFSHAMEKDHYINFVAYVACDRMLLVRLYPEQGGEVRFPKLYGGRFYFGCSRHGLWVSE, from the coding sequence ATGGATTGCGCAAAAGTAGGAGAGCTGATTTGCAGGCTGAGAAAAGAGCAAGGGCTTACCCAGAAGCAGCTTGCGGACCGTCTGAACATCAGCGACAGGACAATTTCAAAATGGGAGCGCGGCCTCGGGTGCCCGGACGTTTCGCTGCTTCACGAGCTTTCTGAGGCGCTGAATGTCAATATTGAGAAGATACTGGAGGGGGACCTGAGCCCCAACCGCGTGGACGGAGGAAATATGAAAAGATTGAAGTTTTATGTGTGCCCCAGCTGCGGAAATATCCTGACGGCAACAGGCAACGCGGAGATTTCCTGCTGCGGCAGAAAGCTGGCTCCACTCGTTCCCAAGCCGAGTGACGCCGAACACCGTTTGAAGGTGGAAACGGTAGAGGACGATTATTACGTCACCTTTTCCCATGCGATGGAAAAAGACCATTACATCAACTTTGTGGCGTATGTCGCGTGCGACCGCATGCTCCTTGTGCGCCTTTACCCGGAGCAGGGCGGAGAGGTGCGCTTCCCGAAGCTGTACGGAGGAAGGTTCTACTTCGGTTGCAGCCGGCACGGTCTATGGGTCAGCGAATGA
- a CDS encoding Crp/Fnr family transcriptional regulator, translating into MEKKEKNTFSRCADCKNCALCTAMIPLFSALPEDVRQGLTERSVLTTRAKGSFLFRVGETVDSVLIVRKGRIKLCKYDAEGNEYILDILHDGDAIWENLFLESAVFPYSAVCLTKVELCEIRKSDFIRIIAEQPSIALNLISLLSMRLRDANEKALLLSIQDPKVRLAGFLLDRDIRCVGPEIRLKLEDIAASIGLRPETVSRNLSKFEKEHLITRLGQGKIMVTDRNGLKKVYNAGQKI; encoded by the coding sequence ATGGAGAAAAAAGAGAAGAATACATTTTCAAGGTGCGCAGACTGCAAAAACTGTGCTTTGTGTACGGCAATGATTCCGCTGTTCTCCGCGCTCCCCGAAGATGTGCGCCAAGGGCTCACCGAACGTTCCGTTCTGACAACCCGCGCGAAGGGAAGCTTTTTGTTCCGGGTGGGCGAAACAGTGGACTCCGTTTTGATTGTGCGCAAAGGAAGAATCAAGCTCTGCAAATATGATGCGGAAGGAAACGAATATATTCTCGATATTCTCCACGACGGCGACGCCATCTGGGAAAATCTTTTTCTGGAAAGCGCTGTATTTCCGTATTCCGCCGTATGCCTGACGAAGGTTGAGCTGTGCGAAATCCGGAAAAGCGACTTCATCCGGATTATCGCCGAGCAACCAAGCATTGCACTGAACCTGATTTCTCTGCTTTCGATGCGCCTGAGAGACGCAAACGAAAAAGCTCTTCTCCTCTCCATTCAGGATCCGAAGGTGCGCCTCGCCGGATTCCTTCTCGACCGAGACATCCGCTGTGTGGGGCCGGAAATCCGGCTGAAGCTCGAAGACATCGCCGCAAGCATCGGCCTAAGGCCGGAGACGGTGAGCAGAAACCTGAGCAAATTTGAAAAAGAACACCTCATCACCCGGCTCGGCCAAGGCAAAATCATGGTCACGGACCGGAACGGCCTGAAAAAAGTTTACAACGCCGGGCAGAAAATTTGA
- the pflA gene encoding pyruvate formate-lyase-activating protein — protein sequence MIRGAIHSTESFGSVDGPGIRFIIFLKGCRMRCRYCHNADTWDPRSEDMRTADELLDQAERYRSYWGKEGGITVSGGEPLLQIDFLLDLFRKAKERGISTVLDTAGQPFTKEEPFFSKFQELMQYTDLLLMDIKQIDPEEHRRLTGWSNENILEMFRWLSDHQKPIWIRYVLVPGLTDGDARLQRTRDFIATLKNVKKIEVLPYHSMGAYKWKELGLSYTLEDVKSPSAESVDRAARILRGELNLKNPQEKQKNPSTF from the coding sequence ATGATTCGCGGAGCAATACATTCCACGGAATCCTTTGGCTCGGTAGACGGGCCGGGGATACGTTTCATTATTTTTCTAAAGGGCTGCAGAATGCGCTGCCGCTACTGCCATAATGCAGACACATGGGATCCTCGCTCAGAGGATATGCGCACGGCGGACGAGCTGCTGGACCAGGCGGAACGCTACCGCAGCTACTGGGGCAAAGAGGGCGGAATCACCGTCAGCGGAGGCGAACCGCTTCTGCAGATTGATTTTCTGCTCGACCTGTTCCGCAAAGCTAAGGAACGCGGCATCAGCACGGTTCTTGATACCGCCGGACAGCCTTTTACCAAAGAAGAGCCGTTTTTCTCAAAATTTCAGGAACTGATGCAGTACACCGATCTGCTCCTGATGGACATCAAGCAGATTGATCCGGAAGAACACCGCCGGCTTACCGGCTGGTCAAACGAGAACATCCTTGAAATGTTCCGCTGGCTTTCCGACCATCAGAAGCCGATTTGGATTCGTTATGTCCTTGTCCCCGGCCTCACGGACGGTGACGCACGCCTGCAGAGAACGCGGGACTTCATCGCAACGCTGAAGAACGTGAAGAAAATCGAGGTTCTTCCCTACCACTCCATGGGGGCGTACAAATGGAAGGAGCTCGGCCTTTCCTACACGCTGGAGGATGTGAAGTCCCCCTCAGCCGAAAGCGTCGATCGAGCCGCGCGGATTCTCCGCGGCGAGCTTAATCTGAAAAATCCGCAGGAAAAACAGAAAAATCCCTCTACTTTTTGA
- the pflB gene encoding formate C-acetyltransferase: MKQEWRGFKGSHWTDDVNVRDFIQNNYTPYDGDQSFLAGPTEATDKLWGKVQELQKEERAKNGVLDMETRVVSGITAYKAAYIDKDLEKIVGLQTDKPLKRAFMPFGGIRMAEEACTTYGYTPDPELHKIFTEYHKTHNQAVFDAYTPEMKLARHSKIITGLPDTYGRGRIVGDYRRVALYGIDYLIEKKKEDFDNCGCGIMTDDVIRQREELADQIRALGQMKEMAADYGFDISKPASNAKEAVQWLYFGYLAAIKSQNGAAMSVGRVSTFLDIYIERDLKEGTLTETEAQELIDQFVLKLRMVKFARIPSYNQLFSGDPVWATLEVAGLGMDGRHMVTKNDYRFLHTLENMGPAPEPNLTVLYSSRLPETFKKYAAYISVKTSSIQYENDDVMRPIWGDDYSICCCVSATQTGKEMQFFGARANLAKCLLYAINGGVDEKNGMQVGPAYKPITSEVLDYDEVIAKYDAMMDWLAGLYVNTLNLIQYMHDKYYYEAAEMALIDTDVRRTFATGIAGFSHVVDSLSAIKYAKVTPVRNENGIAVDFKIEGDFPRYGNDDDRADEIAVWLLKTFMKKLRKFHTYRNSEPTTSILTITSNVVYGKNTGALPDGRKAWTPLSPGANPSYGAEKNGLLASLNSVAKLPYEYALDGISNTQTINPGALGHTEEEQSENLVHVLDGYFDRGAHHLNVNVFGIEKLKDAMEHPEKPEYANFTIRVSGYAVKFIDLTREQQLDVISRTCHAQL; encoded by the coding sequence ATGAAACAGGAATGGAGAGGATTCAAAGGCTCCCATTGGACGGACGACGTCAACGTGAGAGACTTTATCCAGAATAACTACACCCCGTATGACGGGGACCAGAGCTTTCTCGCCGGCCCGACCGAAGCGACCGATAAGCTTTGGGGCAAGGTTCAGGAACTTCAAAAGGAAGAGCGCGCAAAGAACGGCGTTCTGGATATGGAGACACGCGTTGTCTCCGGAATTACGGCCTACAAAGCCGCTTATATCGACAAGGACCTCGAGAAAATCGTCGGCCTGCAGACCGACAAGCCGCTGAAAAGAGCCTTCATGCCGTTCGGCGGAATCCGGATGGCGGAGGAAGCCTGCACAACTTACGGCTATACCCCCGACCCCGAACTGCACAAGATTTTCACCGAATATCACAAAACCCACAATCAGGCTGTTTTTGACGCCTATACCCCGGAAATGAAACTGGCGCGTCACAGCAAGATTATCACCGGTCTTCCGGATACTTACGGCCGCGGACGCATTGTCGGCGACTACCGCCGCGTTGCCCTTTACGGCATTGATTACCTGATTGAAAAGAAAAAGGAAGACTTCGACAACTGCGGCTGCGGCATCATGACGGACGATGTCATCCGCCAGAGAGAAGAGCTCGCAGACCAGATTCGCGCGCTGGGACAGATGAAGGAAATGGCTGCGGATTACGGTTTTGATATTTCCAAGCCTGCATCCAATGCCAAAGAAGCTGTCCAGTGGCTGTATTTCGGCTACCTCGCGGCAATCAAGAGTCAGAACGGCGCCGCAATGAGCGTCGGCCGCGTTTCCACGTTCCTTGATATCTACATAGAACGTGACCTGAAGGAAGGCACCTTGACCGAAACCGAGGCTCAGGAGCTGATTGACCAGTTCGTTCTGAAGCTCCGCATGGTTAAGTTTGCCCGTATTCCTTCCTACAACCAACTGTTCTCCGGAGACCCGGTCTGGGCAACTCTCGAAGTAGCAGGCCTCGGCATGGACGGCCGCCACATGGTGACGAAGAACGACTACCGCTTCCTGCACACGCTCGAAAACATGGGCCCTGCGCCGGAACCGAACCTCACCGTTCTGTATTCTTCCCGCCTGCCGGAAACTTTCAAGAAATACGCGGCCTATATTTCCGTAAAGACCAGCTCCATCCAGTATGAAAACGACGACGTCATGCGTCCGATCTGGGGCGACGACTACAGCATCTGCTGCTGCGTTTCCGCAACCCAGACCGGCAAGGAAATGCAGTTCTTCGGCGCCCGCGCAAACCTTGCAAAGTGCCTGCTCTACGCCATCAACGGCGGCGTCGACGAAAAGAACGGCATGCAGGTAGGCCCTGCCTACAAGCCCATCACCTCCGAAGTGCTTGACTACGACGAGGTCATCGCCAAGTACGACGCCATGATGGATTGGCTCGCAGGGCTCTATGTCAACACGCTGAATCTCATTCAGTACATGCACGACAAGTACTACTACGAAGCAGCGGAAATGGCGCTCATTGACACCGACGTGAGAAGAACCTTCGCAACCGGTATTGCAGGTTTCTCGCATGTAGTCGATTCGCTTTCCGCTATCAAATACGCAAAGGTAACGCCTGTACGCAATGAAAACGGCATCGCTGTCGACTTCAAGATTGAGGGCGACTTCCCGCGCTACGGCAACGATGACGACCGTGCGGACGAAATTGCCGTGTGGCTCCTCAAGACCTTCATGAAGAAGCTCCGCAAGTTCCACACGTACCGCAATTCCGAACCCACCACGTCCATCCTCACCATTACGTCCAACGTCGTGTACGGCAAGAACACCGGCGCGCTTCCGGACGGAAGAAAGGCTTGGACTCCTCTGTCACCGGGCGCGAACCCGTCCTACGGCGCAGAAAAGAACGGCCTGCTGGCATCGCTCAACTCGGTCGCCAAGCTGCCCTATGAGTATGCACTCGACGGTATTTCCAACACACAGACCATCAACCCGGGTGCTCTCGGCCACACCGAAGAGGAGCAAAGCGAAAACCTCGTTCATGTTCTCGACGGTTACTTTGACCGCGGAGCACATCACCTGAACGTCAACGTGTTCGGCATCGAAAAGCTTAAGGACGCTATGGAACACCCCGAAAAACCGGAATACGCAAACTTTACGATTCGTGTTTCCGGCTACGCGGTGAAGTTCATCGACCTGACGAGAGAGCAGCAGCTCGACGTTATCTCCAGAACCTGCCACGCACAGCTGTAA